The following is a genomic window from Tursiops truncatus isolate mTurTru1 chromosome 7, mTurTru1.mat.Y, whole genome shotgun sequence.
ATAAACTGTCTAAAAAATACAGGTAACTGAAACTTTTAATGGGCCCATTTGAGAGTTCTATGTTCCTCCAAGTGGCTGGTTACTCAAGTTCATAAACAGAATGATGCTGAGAGCAAGGATCCTCTTAAAAATGAGGGATGGAAAGCAGCCTAGGCATAGCCATCCAATGACTGCATTCCCAATGAGGAAAACTTGCTCTGGTTAAACATGCTCTATCATGTAATTATAATAAACAGAAATCAACTATTTTGTaaaactacacatagaaaattttTATGTCTTCACTGCCTAGATAGGTGGGTTATACTCGAGTTAAAGATTCTAGTTTAGGTAAGTACATGcctgaagaatttaaaataaataggttctcggacttctctggtggttcagtggttaagacgccacgcttccaatgcaggcggcACAGGtatgatccctggttggggaactaagatcccgtatgctgcacccaaccaaaataaataaataaataaataaataaataggttctCATGTTCCAAAGGCATTCAATACTCTTATGGAGattttaattagattatttttataaataccaTTATTAAAAACcatacaaaatattttaggaaattatCCTGATTGGATGAATTAAAAACAGTTTCACTGTccactttaaattatttaatatataaataagtgtAAAAGACAGAACTTTAAAATAGTTTGTAAGATTTGAAGTAGAATTATTAAAGCAGGGATTTTGAAGAAAAGATGTATATAATTTGTCAAAGAACAGCATTTCTCAAAAAACGATCGTATTCACTAAGGTTTATGACTGCAAGCCAACCATAATACTTCAGCTTGTGTGATTAATTCACTAGAGTATCCAATTTTATCTGTCTGTCACTGCAGCCAGTAAAACTTTTAGCTGGAATGTTGGATTAGCTATTCCTGGAAACTTTCCCATCAAAGAGATAAATTAAGAACTTTGAATGAAGACTGACGATCCAGCTGTTCCAAGAATAAACGTATTGAAAGCCTAGCACTAATAAGTTGTAGTGTTCCCAAATTTGGATTAATAGACTCTTCAAAATTATCTTTTGCAAGACTAGTGACATATTAAATTAAATACTGCCATTTCTTATACAAGTAGGCCTGGACTCTGAAATTAACTCAAAGTGTTGTCAAAATTAAAACAGGAATATGAGCTAAAACACTATGGTAGCAAAATGAAGCTCtgttaaaaatcatttatctCTGAATGTGTTTATCAGCATGTATCATTGCCAATTAACCAAATGATCTCCTTTCcagtgagttttatttttaagtccacAACTTCATATCTGTTGCATTCTCAACAATGACAGTCTAATATTTGCTCATAGGAACTTGTATTTACACCTTGGCAGGTAGTACTGATCAGTGAATAATCAAACCCTTTTCAGTGACAAATCTCTGAAAACAGACTCAGCTTTCAGTCGATAATTACAGCACAATACCAAGAAATGGTCCAATTCCCCCCTCTGGAAATATTTAGCTAATAAACAAGGTCTTCAGATGAACAACTATCTCCAGTAACTTGCTAACTGATACTGAATCTGataaagaaggtttttttcaaaaGGACGGAAAGAGGTTTCTAAGAGATGtgcagttttcttctctgttactTCAAAGCATTACAGAGCAAGTAGGGTTTCAAATCGTTGTGGCCCCAGCTGCGAATGAATCTAATTTGGCTCCTGATCACAGAGTTAATAAGCTTAGTATTTCAGGGCATAAGTATTTCAGGGCATAAGTCCTTGGTCCCTCAAGAGAAGgttattgtaaagaaaaaaagaaaagccaaagtgCCCAGTTACTTCCTGTAATATAATCTGTCCATTAACTCCCCTGGTCAGCCATGGTTCAACCGACCATAATTCATTTGTAAGGCATCGGAAAAGATTTCGTCTTTGTTTCCATCCCTTGGAACTTTTGCCAGGACAAAGGCCTTCAGTTACCAAAACCGTGGTGAGAAGAGAATCTTGTTTTGAACTGTACGCTGATGTGTAATGCAtccaaactttcttctttttcattcttaccAAATTAATTTCCACTGTTTTTGGAAACTGGATGCAAATACAAAATTTCTAGAAATCTAATAAATTGATCTTCTCAGTCCACTAGGCAACAACATATTGTCAGTATAATTTTAATACCATGAACATATTTCTGATAGAAGTGCATTTCCTGGTACCTTTCTAGAAAGTCCCCTCACTCCCTAAGACTTAATGTAGTGTAGAATTATGGGAAAACTTCGCTGGCTTAAACAAGCCCCCTGTAGAGAGATAGGCTCTTTGGTCCACATAATTAAGGAAAGACTCAGAATATGCAACCAGAGGAAAACTGAACTTCCCAGGAAAGATTTCTATTACAAGGAATGAAAAGGAGGCCAAGAACATGTTGAAGTCACTTAGGATGTTAAATTCTGCTATCTTGTACGAGGTCTAACAGCCAAATAAGTAGCTTCATGTCTCTTAATACAAACTCCTGCTTCAAAGGTTTTTATTAGGCTTTGGTATTTTAATCATGGGCTAGGAAGAAATTCATCATTtttcacatgaaaaagaaaaaaaaacccatacacaTGATAGAAAAGAATGTTACTGAGGATAGTGCCTCAAGTTTGAAAGCcataaagtttatttcttttaaaggctTAGAAACTTCAAAGGTTAGGGAACCAGAGAGCAAAGGAGATTAGTCATGGGAGGCTGAACTTTCCCAACCCGGGTTCCAATCTCATCCCACTTGCTATCTCTGAGGGCCGTTCGGGGCCCAGGAGAAATGAGTTTATGTTTGTCTGGTGTGGAAAACTTCTGTATCTTCTCACATCTCCAGCGTCaccgtgtttctccttgggcagGTTCTGAGCAGTATCTAATATTAATGGAATCTGGCTCACTCGCCGACCCCAGGAAAGCTGTTTGTGTCTCCATCTACAAAGTGAGGcaattatattaataattcaaaatcaaaataatcCCATGcttccttcatatattttttgtggtCTATGTTCTACAGAAACCTGCTTATTTGTGGAGAGATCGCTTCATCTAAACACAGTCTACTGGGTGCTGCTTAAGGGCAGACAACCATGACcgtttaaaaaatcaaagtgtaaaaacaagcaaacagcaCCAAAAACTTCTGAAATAGTGCAGAGAAATGTGAAGTTAACTCTGCTTTAAAGCGGTCAGAATAAACAAAGTTATGGCCAAGTAGGAACCATGGACAGGAACTTGAATCCTGCAAGAACTTATATTCCTTGTGACCAGTTATGGAGACTCTGAAAGAGAACTCAGCCCAGACTTGCTGGTGAACCATCTACATACAACATAGTTTAGGAACAGCTGCTTCTACCCTTCTCTATATTCCAAAATCACATCAGAATACTCCATCAATTCTTTGTTTACAGTGAGCTCTCTTTAACCAGGCCATGGCTCCATTTAATCAACATAGGTCACAGGAATGGAACTTTTCCATCAATTTCTAAAGAGCACAGGTGATTGCCCCTCCAGCCTGGCAGAGCTCATCCTTCAAAGATCCCATTCTGAAATGGACTTTCCAAATAGAGGTCCACTCAACGCCCGCCAGCACTGACCCACCATACCCCTGAGGCACAAGCagagtgtgtttgttttgttcttggtCACTTAAATCCACCCCCCTTAATTTTCCTTTCCACCCTGCGTGTACAATCACAGCCTCAGAGAAGGCCAGGCGTGGGTCTGTTTTGAGGCCCAGTGACTTCTGAGTCTGTCACTGAAGCGGACAAAGAATTCCGCAGAAGCTGAAAGTCCTGGCAATCAAACCCGAGAGACTGAAACCTAGGTTTTTGTTCACCAACTGTAATAAAAAAGCATGGTTGTttggagaaaagaacaaaatgcaaTCTTAGGAAACAGAGAAACTATCAAAGCACCTTCTTTTCATGAATGTTACTAAAATAAACTGCCCTGCAAAAACAAGCAGCTAGATAAGCTTTCCATACAACTAACCAGTAGGCACCAGCCTGTACTGGTGAGAGCGTACAACAGCAATAAGTCTAAAGAAACTATTGGCTGCCGGTTAAAAGTATatctgggagggtgggggggagggagacgcaagagggaagagatacgggaacatatgtatatgtataactgattcactttgttataaagcagaaactaacacaccattgtaaagcaattataccccaataaagatgtttaaaaaaaaagtatatctggatttaaaaaattagtgatGTACCTTCAGCATCCTCAGTTTACTGTCTGAGCCAACTAGCACAACATCATAAGTAACAGGCATCTGATTGCCTGTTATGTATGTGCTAGCATTTTACAGATATTATTTCTAGTCCACAAAACAATGCTATAGGGTATGTATCATTTTAACcaagttggaaatgtagaaatcaaCACTTTAAAGATTcccctaacatttattgagcatttcctATGGCTCACAGTGCTAAGTGCTTTGTATGCgttcttttatttaatcttcacaaagtTAGGGAACTTATTTCAAGTCAGAAGGCTATGAAGCAGCTGAGGGAGGTCCTAACCCGAGGTCAGGTGGACTCCAAGCCCCTGTGCACTCCTTGGACCACCTCTCATTCAACCAGAACACGGAGACGTTACATATTCTAACCATGTGGCATTGAAGGAGTCCAGGTGGCTGCCTCCACCTTGTAGATTGCAAGATCCTCAAAAGCAAGGACTATGGTTGATTTGCCTTTACATTTTTCACGCCGATCACAATGCTTGACACACAGTAGAGGCTCAAAAATGTTTGGCGAACAACATTTCAAAAGAGTAATGCACCTCGGGGCGAATGCTAAAGGTCAGCCCTCGCACTACATACCCAGCTCAGGGGCATTCCAGCAGAGAGTCAAGCAAAAGTAAAAGAGATGAGATAAATACAGAGATGGTGACCAGTAGAGAAGGAAAGCTGCTGTGTTTCCCGAAGTGTGATCCTTAGAATATCGGCAACAGCGGAAGCACCTGAATTTCTTGCTGAAAGCAAAAATCCATGGGAACCACCCAGATAGATGCAGTCAGACACTCCAGAGAAGGAACCTGGGACACACATCATTATACACTCCCAAGATAATTCTTAAACACAGGAAACTGAAAGGGATAGGGAACAGGAAGTGGCGGGAGGCAATTATGCTGAAACTGAGAATTAGATGCACAGACAGGAAGGCCAGCTATTATCTTGCTTATAAAGGCCTGATCTTTTACAAACACCTTCCTCCTGGGACTTGGCGGTTGACTTTGATAACTGACCGAGGGCTGGCAGAGTCAGAGGAAAGGGTGTTTAGAATCAGAGCGACCGAGGGTACAGGGAACAGAGAAAACAAGCCTAATAATTTACCTTCAAATACAAACACCCTGTAAAAAGGGGAGGGTAAAACACAACGATGTTTCTGTCGCATGCGCGCCCCCCCGCAATTAAATCACCAGGTTTCGCCTGAGCGGAAGGCTGCCTCCTGCCGGCCATTTTTCAACTTTCAAATCTTATTGGGAGTCAAGTGACATTTCTGCAGTGAAGAGAACGGAGTCTTACTTGAAGGGTGGAGGTAGATTATGTCTTTGACGGTGAAGTCTCGGGACTGAGCAGCTTTCAGACAATCAGCCAGCAGACTCAGAAGCAGGAGCCAGGCCAGGGCAGGGCCAGCTTCCATGGCAGACCAAGGCGTCACTCATCCAGGGGGCCCGGGAGCGGGGACTCGGGACGGCGGAAGAGGACTTGCACCTGAAATACGAAGCCAGAGTCATGTCAGTGTCCAACTCGGGAAAGCCACGGAGACTCGGCCCAGCTCCTGTGATGGCGGGATGAGCTGGCGAGAAACAGGGAGCCCAGGGCACGAGGAAGTGGGTAGACATGGAGAGAAACTTTACAGACTGTAATTTTAGAGTACTTAGAAAATTTCACCCCAAATCCATTCTTAATTAGGTTGCTGAAGCTCCACTGCTAGCAGTGCCCTCTAACATCCAGCAGAGATGGTATCAGGAAAGATTGAATTTTAATGAAACCCAGCTATTTTTGCCAGGAGGAAAGGGGTTGGCTGCCAGAATGCAACAATAAATAAGTCAGGTGCAGAAGCTCAGAAGCATTTCCTTGATACCAGCGAACGCCAGGCATGAGAGTGCAGCCTTACTGGGTCAGGCTGTACAGGCTCGACTTTccgatttggaaaaaaaaaagaaaaaaaaaggatatgtaGGTAAATTGGCCTCTCGTGAACCAAGATGTGTCTTTATAGCTCAAAATCTCCTCAACATAACTAACATTATTGGCTGTGTACTGgtgaagttctttatatatctatatctatatctatatctatatctatatctatatctatcaggTAATTCTCCtcataaccctatgaggtaggcactgTTATCATCCCATTGTGAGTAAACTGAAGTCCAGCAAATACATAGAGGAGTTGATTttaacccaggcagtctggccacTGAGGCCACATTTAATGGTGATACTATGTTCTTCCAAAGACTGAGTCAAGGTATATGAACAAAACCTGAAGAaatgagatcaaggtgtcacTGTAACACTAAGCAATCATCATTCTATCCTTTATTTGGACTCTTCCCTTTTCAATTAAAACCGAGAGCAATAAAATTTTACTAGGGTTGAATTATCCAGCTTACTTAGAATGTAGATATATATCTTAATTTATTTGCGTTGTTCGCTTgccattttattgcttttctataGAGTCTGTTCCTCATGTTCTATTTTCCGAATACCATCATTCTAGCACCCATGCAAGGGATCAAGTTagatattcactttattttaaactggttaaaaaaacataatttggacattttgtttacaaaattttaatacaaatattcaatgacattttaaaaacagcataagataatcctaaaattttgctgtcaaaacaaacagaccaagagtaaatatattagaaatcaaaatcaatagagaaaatcaatatcAGACTAATCAGATATCAGAGCACAGTACAGAGTAATATTATTCAAAACAGGATGAtagaaagtataaaaatgaattcagaaaatgAAACACTCCAAGGAGCTCAGACATAGAGCTATTTCATgataaaagctattttttttaaattacagaacaggaaaatattaaataatagtaagataactttattaaaaattgtgGAAAGATTAACTGACACCAAACAATGCACGATACACTCAAATTAACTCCAGATGGATTGGTGTGTTCTTTACTTTTTTCAACtagacaaattgttagaaaatagAGAACTCTTATCACCCTGTAACAGCTTGATGATGCCAGCTTGCCAATTTCATGCTCACTACGCCCTCTTCTGTTTGCAATTTGGTTCCCCCAAGCAGGTTTGCAATCAGAAAGGGAAGGAGCTGCTCGTTCACTTCATAAATGTgactgccaggcactgtgctaggcacttggtTAAATAATGtgatgagaaaacaaatatcaaggATCTCTTTCCCTCTATGAGTGACAGGCACAAACATTATCTAATCTTAAGCGAACGCAATAGTTCTTCTGTGTACCTCCATCAGGTCGGGTGAAGCTGTACCTGAGGGACAGATTTGCACAGAGGCCCCTGGACCCCTGAATGAATTGCACCAACACCTGTGTCCTCACAATCTGGGCTCAGTTCGAGAGGAATGGTGAGGAAgggtttctggttttattttgaataatttaacaTTAAATATCAACTAGTTGCCAACCTAAGTTCTTTTTAATGTGAAACTTAATGTCAACACATACCAAACATTGCAAGTGTCTCGTTTCCATTAAAGCATTTCTCAACCACAGTATTCCTTCCAGTTATTAATTTAAAAGTCTCCCTCTGCACAGTCTTTGCATAAGCATTATGTATTACTTAGTGTCATCTGAAATGAACCTTACTGCAACCCCTGTGGCATGGCTACCCATCCAAGAGCCTTCATTTTACAGCTTGTGTTGACTATGTGTGAGTGACATACAGAGGGGAGGAGCTAGATGCCTGGATTTGAAACCTTACTCCAATACTTTCTTGCTGTGCAACCTTAAGCCAGTTACTTAACCATTCTgttccccagtttcctcatctgcgaaATGAGGATAATACTACCTACCTTAAAATGTACTATGAGttggacacagagaacagacttgtgtttgccaaaggacagggggttgggggagggatggagtgggaagttgAGGTTAGCacatgtaa
Proteins encoded in this region:
- the LYPD6 gene encoding ly6/PLAUR domain-containing protein 6 isoform X2, translating into MEAGPALAWLLLLSLLADCLKAAQSRDFTVKDIIYLHPSTTPYPGGFKCFTCEKAADNYECNRWAPDIYCPRGLHFLL